In a single window of the Thermococcus stetteri genome:
- a CDS encoding LSm family protein: MAERPLDVIHKSLDKDVLVLLKRGNEFRGKLIGYDIHLNVVLADAELIQDGEVVKKYGKIVIRGDNVLALSPVELE, encoded by the coding sequence ATGGCGGAAAGACCACTCGATGTTATTCACAAGTCCCTTGACAAGGACGTCCTCGTGCTCCTGAAGAGGGGGAACGAGTTCAGGGGTAAGCTCATCGGTTACGACATCCACCTTAACGTCGTTCTCGCCGATGCCGAGCTCATCCAGGACGGCGAGGTCGTTAAGAAGTACGGTAAAATCGTCATAAGGGGAGACAACGTCCTGGCCCTCTCCCCTGTTGAGCTTGAGTGA
- a CDS encoding 50S ribosomal protein L37e, translated as MGAGTEPKGKRNRTPTHIRCRRCGRKAFNVKKGYCAACGFGRSRRMRKYSWSHKWRKKRNLSY; from the coding sequence ATGGGAGCGGGCACCGAGCCAAAGGGCAAGAGGAACCGTACTCCAACTCACATAAGGTGCAGGCGCTGCGGTAGGAAGGCCTTCAACGTCAAGAAGGGCTACTGCGCTGCCTGCGGCTTCGGCAGGAGCAGGAGAATGAGGAAGTACAGCTGGTCCCACAAGTGGAGGAAGAAGAGGAACCTCTCCTACTGA
- a CDS encoding MATE family efflux transporter encodes MFRSETQRKIWSLAWPAIVGNISQTLLNLVDTIMVGHVSALAIAAVGLGGQISWFMFPIMMAVSVGTLALTARFVGAKDYPQAELVLEQSLYLSFLLGIPVMLFGWFLGDNVLRIMGARGELLSLAYAYLRIVFIFYPIRFVGFTVFSALRGAGDTKTPMKLGIFMNVVNAVFDYLLIYGKLGFPRMGAIGAAWASGIGITSSSLVGLYLLLAGKLVLRFRPSWSFHPEMVVRILRIGIPALIERGLFSFYNFLYMSIVTRFGDIALAAHQIGLRVESIAYMPAFGFNVAASTLVGQNLGAGKPEEAEKTVYEAMKMVGVFMGAMAVILIAFSRYLVMPFLSSSDPHYFEVLHLASIYLLIVGISEVPLGWVFVLSGALRGAGDTKSPMYVTAISKLIFRILPSYVFGFGLAIGPLVIEGMGVIAAWLAMTLETFTSAAMYWWIFKKGRWKYVKV; translated from the coding sequence ATGTTCCGCAGCGAGACCCAGAGAAAGATATGGTCGCTGGCATGGCCGGCAATAGTGGGCAACATCTCCCAGACCCTCCTCAATTTAGTGGACACGATAATGGTCGGCCACGTGAGCGCGCTGGCGATAGCGGCAGTTGGCCTCGGCGGACAGATCAGCTGGTTCATGTTTCCCATAATGATGGCCGTCTCCGTCGGAACCCTCGCCCTAACAGCCCGCTTCGTGGGTGCCAAGGACTACCCCCAGGCCGAGCTCGTCCTGGAGCAGAGCCTCTACCTATCTTTCCTCCTCGGGATTCCCGTGATGCTCTTCGGATGGTTTTTAGGAGATAATGTCCTTCGGATTATGGGGGCCAGGGGAGAGCTCTTGAGCCTCGCCTACGCCTACCTTAGGATCGTGTTCATCTTCTACCCCATCAGGTTCGTTGGCTTCACGGTCTTTTCAGCCCTGAGAGGAGCGGGGGATACGAAGACGCCCATGAAGCTCGGTATTTTTATGAACGTCGTTAACGCCGTCTTTGACTACCTTTTGATATACGGAAAGCTCGGCTTTCCCAGGATGGGTGCAATAGGAGCCGCTTGGGCATCCGGGATTGGGATCACCTCCTCATCTCTCGTTGGCCTGTACCTCCTCTTGGCTGGAAAGCTCGTCCTCAGATTCAGGCCGAGCTGGAGCTTCCACCCTGAAATGGTCGTCAGGATACTCAGAATAGGCATTCCCGCGCTCATCGAACGCGGCCTCTTCAGCTTCTACAACTTCCTCTATATGAGCATAGTCACGCGCTTTGGGGACATAGCGCTTGCCGCCCATCAGATAGGCCTCAGGGTTGAGAGCATAGCCTACATGCCGGCCTTTGGCTTCAACGTTGCGGCATCTACTCTTGTCGGCCAGAACCTCGGTGCTGGAAAGCCGGAAGAGGCGGAGAAAACGGTTTACGAGGCCATGAAGATGGTGGGCGTCTTCATGGGTGCGATGGCGGTCATCCTCATAGCGTTCTCGCGCTACCTTGTCATGCCCTTCCTCTCCTCAAGCGACCCGCACTACTTTGAGGTTCTCCACTTAGCTAGCATCTACCTCCTCATAGTGGGCATAAGCGAAGTCCCCCTCGGGTGGGTCTTCGTTCTCAGCGGAGCTCTGAGAGGAGCCGGCGATACAAAGAGCCCGATGTACGTTACGGCCATCAGCAAGCTCATCTTCAGGATATTACCTTCCTATGTCTTCGGGTTCGGGCTCGCCATAGGGCCGCTCGTGATAGAGGGAATGGGCGTCATAGCTGCCTGGCTCGCGATGACACTCGAGACATTCACGAGCGCGGCCATGTACTGGTGGATATTCAAGAAGGGCAGGTGGAAGTACGTTAAGGTCTGA
- a CDS encoding type II toxin-antitoxin system VapC family toxin — protein MLYSRIDREEFERRSQALDLMRRVLFLENPLEYLSQAREIACEKRITVYDALYIAQALKYGKLATSDGKQGKTAEKLGVEVVYL, from the coding sequence GTGTTGTACTCTCGCATAGATCGGGAAGAGTTTGAAAGAAGGAGCCAGGCCTTAGACCTTATGAGACGCGTTTTATTTCTCGAAAACCCTCTCGAATACCTGTCCCAAGCGCGAGAGATAGCATGTGAGAAAAGAATAACGGTCTACGACGCCCTCTACATAGCCCAGGCCCTAAAATACGGAAAGCTCGCCACAAGCGATGGAAAACAGGGAAAGACTGCGGAAAAGCTCGGCGTTGAGGTTGTCTACCTTTAA
- a CDS encoding VIT1/CCC1 transporter family protein, translating into MSRLIELAEKFYRDEYTDSVLYSRLTKAEKDERVKAEFKRLAKIESEHAGFWYEFLKKRGVKPEKPKIGRFHFTSVFILRRVLGAGAVASLLEMGERNAVKKYYRFLTEYSSEMSEEERERLKKVILNELEHEKFFREEEKTFHTGNIRDLVLGMNDGLVEILGAVTGLSAVYPYRPELVGISGLIVGVAGSLSMGIGAFISVRSQRQVNEALREKMEVLFRVSPERAREEIMERLMEGGLPKEIAEKTAEELAQKGDAVISLLVGESDENEIRSALYTGLSYLLGVAFPVTPYFLASSSLTALPFSILLAGTVLGVVGTMVALLSGISIRKKALEMVSTGLGAAFLSYLFGRLMEAVFHVSAL; encoded by the coding sequence ATGTCCAGGCTGATTGAGCTCGCGGAGAAGTTTTACAGGGATGAGTACACGGATTCGGTTCTCTACTCCAGGCTGACCAAGGCCGAGAAGGATGAGAGGGTTAAGGCTGAGTTCAAGAGACTGGCTAAGATAGAGTCGGAACACGCAGGCTTCTGGTACGAGTTCCTCAAGAAGAGGGGAGTAAAACCGGAGAAACCGAAGATAGGCAGGTTTCACTTTACCTCGGTTTTCATTCTCAGGAGAGTGCTCGGTGCTGGGGCTGTGGCTTCTCTCCTCGAGATGGGGGAGAGGAACGCGGTAAAGAAGTACTACAGGTTTCTGACCGAGTACTCATCGGAGATGAGCGAGGAAGAAAGGGAGAGGCTTAAGAAGGTTATCCTGAACGAGCTTGAGCACGAGAAGTTCTTCAGGGAAGAGGAGAAGACCTTCCACACCGGGAACATCCGGGACCTCGTCCTTGGGATGAACGACGGCCTCGTCGAGATTCTGGGTGCTGTGACAGGCCTTTCAGCGGTCTATCCTTACAGGCCCGAGCTCGTTGGCATAAGTGGTCTAATCGTCGGTGTCGCTGGGTCGCTCTCGATGGGAATAGGCGCTTTCATCTCCGTCCGCTCCCAGAGGCAGGTCAACGAGGCCCTCAGGGAGAAGATGGAAGTCCTCTTCAGGGTCTCTCCAGAGAGGGCCAGGGAAGAGATAATGGAGAGGCTCATGGAAGGGGGCCTACCTAAGGAGATAGCCGAGAAGACTGCCGAGGAGCTTGCCCAGAAGGGTGATGCGGTGATAAGCCTCCTCGTCGGGGAGAGCGATGAGAACGAGATTCGTTCGGCCCTCTACACGGGTCTCTCCTATCTGCTCGGAGTTGCGTTTCCAGTAACACCTTACTTCCTGGCGTCGAGTTCTTTAACGGCACTGCCCTTCTCGATCCTGTTGGCAGGTACCGTCCTCGGCGTCGTTGGTACGATGGTGGCACTACTGTCGGGAATCTCGATAAGAAAGAAGGCTCTGGAAATGGTCTCAACAGGCCTCGGAGCGGCGTTCCTAAGCTATCTCTTCGGAAGGCTGATGGAGGCGGTCTTCCACGTCTCGGCCCTTTAA
- a CDS encoding tRNA (guanine(10)-N(2))-dimethyltransferase, which produces MELVEVKEGLARILVPKAKRIYDAPIFYNPVMSLNRDISVLSVKVLKPKRVLDALSATGIRGIRYALETPAEEIWLNDIKEEAYGLMKKNASLNIEGELWEEGDRSYLWGEKIVVINRGDANRLMAENFRYFNFLDLDPFGSPVEFLDTALRSVRRNGVLAVTATDTGVLCGAYRNACLRKYLAEPIRGPLCHEAGLRILIGTVVRYAAKYDLGAEVLLAYHRDHYFRVFLRLKSGAKKADRSLSQLGYLWADKSGRFEYERGFLPSRPGASGPLWLGPLKDKSFAERLLESAKDHPLAHKKTVPFLQLISEELDVPFHYDTHTLARSCSLTPPKLETVIQRLRELGYRATKTHFSPTSVKTDAPFRVVVGVMKNVQAD; this is translated from the coding sequence ATGGAGCTTGTAGAGGTAAAGGAGGGTCTCGCGAGGATCCTCGTACCAAAGGCCAAAAGGATATACGACGCTCCCATCTTCTACAATCCTGTAATGTCCCTTAACAGGGACATCAGCGTCCTCTCGGTTAAGGTTCTCAAGCCGAAGAGGGTTCTTGACGCTCTCTCCGCAACGGGGATCAGGGGCATACGCTACGCTCTCGAGACTCCAGCGGAAGAAATATGGCTGAACGACATCAAGGAGGAAGCCTACGGTCTTATGAAGAAGAACGCGAGCCTTAACATTGAGGGAGAGCTCTGGGAAGAGGGAGACCGCTCGTATCTCTGGGGAGAAAAGATCGTCGTCATAAACAGGGGCGACGCCAACAGGCTGATGGCCGAGAACTTCAGGTACTTCAACTTCCTCGACCTCGATCCCTTTGGCTCGCCAGTAGAGTTCCTCGACACCGCCCTCAGGAGCGTGAGGCGGAACGGCGTCTTGGCAGTTACCGCCACAGACACGGGAGTGCTATGCGGCGCCTATCGGAACGCCTGCCTCAGGAAGTACCTTGCAGAACCCATCCGCGGCCCGCTCTGCCACGAGGCGGGGCTTAGGATACTCATCGGGACGGTCGTCAGGTACGCGGCGAAGTACGACCTCGGGGCTGAAGTTCTCCTCGCCTACCACCGCGACCACTATTTCCGGGTCTTCCTAAGGCTGAAGAGCGGGGCAAAGAAGGCCGACAGAAGCCTCTCCCAGCTCGGCTACCTCTGGGCCGACAAAAGCGGCAGGTTCGAGTACGAGAGAGGTTTTCTGCCCTCGAGACCTGGAGCGAGCGGCCCGCTCTGGCTCGGCCCGCTGAAGGATAAGAGTTTTGCCGAGAGGCTTCTTGAATCTGCCAAAGACCACCCGCTCGCCCACAAGAAGACTGTGCCTTTTCTTCAGCTCATCTCGGAAGAGCTCGACGTTCCCTTCCACTATGACACCCACACTCTGGCCAGGAGCTGTTCATTGACTCCGCCAAAGCTTGAAACCGTAATCCAGCGCCTTAGAGAGCTTGGATATAGGGCCACGAAGACGCACTTTTCTCCGACCTCTGTGAAGACGGACGCTCCTTTCAGAGTAGTTGTGGGGGTGATGAAAAATGTCCAGGCTGATTGA
- a CDS encoding 50S ribosomal protein L35ae, producing MRKAVVLSYVGSHEHRDPNRVILKPLDVNDRGSAARLIGRKVVWRTPTGRKLVGKIVRTHGTRGEVKAVFKPGLPGQALGDYVEIL from the coding sequence GTGAGGAAGGCCGTCGTTCTGTCCTATGTCGGTTCCCACGAGCACAGGGATCCAAACAGGGTGATTCTTAAGCCGCTCGACGTCAACGACAGGGGCAGTGCGGCGAGGCTCATCGGCAGGAAGGTTGTCTGGAGAACACCAACCGGAAGGAAGCTGGTCGGAAAGATAGTCAGGACTCACGGCACCCGCGGCGAGGTTAAGGCAGTCTTCAAGCCCGGCCTTCCCGGTCAGGCCCTCGGAGACTACGTCGAAATTCTCTGA
- a CDS encoding HAD family hydrolase produces the protein MTVYLFDFDGTLVDSTGAVEKALRIAIEKTIPAVIESDLYDEYYKALFLFIKGKLTYQHLGVIHELVAQGTIHEYYLQMPKYIKDFPHARRVIRTLRKRGRTVISFSGEHTYPGGKVIFLKRTNWYDEFDEVITFKSTKDMLTKFDTLRELYPDEPFVWVDDSPSRFTYILDENTLLVQKASPHKSDVALLFERQNFLKIRSLVEVLEIDDGLSEFL, from the coding sequence GTGACCGTTTACCTCTTCGACTTCGACGGAACCCTCGTGGACAGCACCGGCGCCGTCGAGAAGGCCCTGAGGATAGCCATTGAGAAGACGATTCCGGCAGTCATAGAGAGCGACCTCTATGACGAGTACTATAAGGCCCTCTTCCTCTTCATAAAGGGCAAGCTGACATATCAGCACCTCGGCGTCATCCACGAGCTTGTAGCTCAGGGCACGATACACGAGTACTACCTCCAGATGCCCAAGTACATCAAGGACTTCCCTCACGCGAGAAGGGTCATCAGAACCCTAAGAAAGCGGGGAAGAACCGTCATCAGCTTCTCCGGTGAGCACACTTATCCCGGCGGCAAGGTCATATTCCTCAAGAGGACGAACTGGTACGACGAGTTCGATGAGGTTATCACCTTCAAGAGCACGAAAGATATGCTGACGAAGTTCGATACACTCAGGGAGCTCTATCCTGACGAGCCTTTTGTCTGGGTTGACGACAGCCCGAGCAGGTTCACGTACATCCTCGACGAGAACACTTTGCTTGTCCAGAAGGCTTCACCGCACAAGAGCGACGTTGCCCTGCTATTCGAGAGACAGAACTTCCTTAAAATAAGGTCCCTCGTCGAGGTCTTGGAGATAGACGATGGCCTCTCGGAGTTTCTGTGA
- the pepQ gene encoding Xaa-Pro dipeptidase PepQ: protein MRIERLKEFIAEKELDGILITYKPNLFYFTGSSPVLGGYLVVTADEELFLVPQLEYEEAKESSRVPVEYFKRGAELYEKLKAFNLKRLGIEGRTSYSSVQSLKEKVGVEEFAIVDDVIKELRMVKTPEEIEVIKKACGIADKAMLVAIEEVREGVREREVAAKMEYVMKMEGAEKTAFDTIIASGWRSALPHGIASHKRIERGDLVVIDEGALFNHYHSDMTRTVVVGSPNEKQREIYEIVLEAQKKGVEEARPGITAKELDTIVRDVIAEYGYGDYFIHSTGHGVGLEIHEWPGVNQNDETVLKPGMVITVEPGIYIPKFGGVRIEDTIVITENGAERLTKTERELI, encoded by the coding sequence ATGAGAATCGAAAGGCTGAAGGAGTTCATAGCCGAGAAGGAGCTGGACGGCATCCTGATAACGTACAAGCCGAACCTCTTCTACTTCACGGGTTCCTCTCCGGTGCTCGGCGGCTACCTCGTGGTTACAGCAGATGAAGAGCTCTTCCTCGTCCCACAGCTGGAATACGAAGAGGCCAAGGAGAGCTCCAGGGTTCCCGTTGAGTATTTCAAGAGGGGAGCTGAGCTGTACGAGAAGCTGAAGGCCTTCAACCTCAAGAGGCTCGGCATCGAGGGAAGAACGAGCTACTCCAGCGTCCAGAGCCTCAAGGAGAAGGTTGGCGTTGAGGAGTTCGCGATCGTTGACGACGTCATCAAGGAGCTCAGAATGGTCAAGACTCCAGAGGAGATAGAGGTCATAAAGAAGGCCTGCGGGATAGCGGACAAGGCCATGCTCGTCGCCATAGAAGAGGTGCGCGAGGGAGTCAGGGAGAGGGAAGTCGCGGCTAAGATGGAGTACGTCATGAAGATGGAAGGAGCAGAAAAGACCGCCTTCGACACGATAATAGCCAGCGGCTGGCGCTCGGCGCTTCCGCACGGGATAGCGAGCCACAAGAGGATTGAGAGGGGAGACCTCGTCGTCATCGACGAAGGTGCGCTCTTCAACCACTACCACTCCGACATGACGAGGACTGTCGTAGTCGGCTCGCCGAACGAGAAGCAGAGGGAAATCTACGAGATAGTCCTTGAGGCCCAGAAGAAAGGCGTCGAAGAGGCGAGGCCGGGAATAACAGCTAAAGAGCTCGATACCATTGTCAGGGACGTAATAGCGGAATACGGCTATGGAGACTACTTCATCCACTCGACCGGTCACGGCGTCGGCCTTGAGATCCACGAGTGGCCGGGGGTAAACCAGAACGACGAGACCGTTCTCAAGCCGGGGATGGTGATAACCGTCGAGCCCGGCATCTACATCCCGAAGTTCGGCGGCGTCAGGATAGAGGACACCATCGTCATCACGGAGAACGGCGCCGAGAGGCTCACGAAGACGGAGAGGGAGCTTATTTGA
- a CDS encoding mRNA surveillance protein pelota, protein MQILEEKPKEGKVKVKAETLDDLWHLYHIIDPGDIVYAKTLRKQAQRADSLRAEKVEVIPVFLGVRAEKINFHKFANQVRVTGPIVYASREDVPLGKYHTIAIEQGTVVTIQKPRWKEHHIERLKEAVAASKRARVMIVVIDDGEADMALVREYGVEILNSIRHNLGGKRYNTDRESEEMKFFHDVAKTMEEVMKRENVEKAIVAGPGFVKEDFYKFLKEKYPELAKKVVIEDTSVTGRTGIYEVIKRGVVDRVYQENRVAKEVQLVEKVLENIAKNNGLVAYGLKEVEEAVNYGAVETLLVLDELLKGELREKVEELMDAVRYSRGEVVIVSSEHEGGEKLKALGGLAALLRFRVK, encoded by the coding sequence GTGCAGATACTCGAAGAGAAGCCCAAGGAAGGCAAGGTGAAGGTCAAGGCCGAGACCCTCGACGACCTCTGGCACCTCTACCACATAATAGACCCTGGCGACATCGTCTATGCCAAAACCCTTAGAAAGCAAGCCCAGAGGGCTGATTCTCTCCGAGCTGAAAAGGTCGAGGTCATTCCGGTTTTCCTCGGCGTTAGAGCTGAAAAGATAAACTTCCACAAGTTCGCCAACCAGGTGCGCGTTACTGGCCCCATAGTCTACGCCAGCAGGGAAGATGTGCCTCTCGGCAAGTACCACACGATAGCGATAGAGCAGGGGACCGTCGTGACAATCCAGAAGCCGCGGTGGAAGGAGCACCACATAGAGAGGCTTAAGGAAGCTGTTGCGGCTTCCAAGAGGGCGCGTGTGATGATAGTGGTCATTGACGACGGAGAGGCTGATATGGCCCTCGTGAGGGAGTACGGTGTTGAGATTCTCAACAGCATACGCCACAACCTCGGCGGGAAGAGGTACAACACAGATAGGGAGAGCGAGGAGATGAAGTTCTTCCACGATGTGGCCAAGACGATGGAAGAGGTAATGAAGCGAGAGAACGTCGAGAAGGCCATCGTCGCCGGTCCTGGCTTCGTGAAGGAGGACTTCTACAAGTTCCTAAAGGAGAAGTACCCGGAGCTGGCCAAGAAGGTCGTCATCGAAGATACGAGCGTCACCGGAAGGACTGGCATCTACGAGGTCATAAAGCGCGGGGTCGTTGACAGGGTTTATCAGGAAAACCGCGTCGCGAAAGAAGTCCAGCTGGTTGAGAAAGTCCTTGAAAACATCGCCAAGAACAACGGGCTGGTTGCCTACGGCCTTAAGGAGGTCGAGGAGGCAGTGAACTACGGCGCGGTTGAGACGCTATTGGTTCTCGACGAGCTCCTCAAGGGAGAACTCAGGGAGAAGGTCGAGGAGCTGATGGACGCGGTTAGATACTCCCGCGGAGAGGTTGTTATCGTCAGCTCGGAGCACGAGGGTGGAGAGAAGCTGAAGGCCCTCGGTGGACTGGCTGCTCTGCTGAGGTTCAGGGTGAAGTGA
- the gatE gene encoding Glu-tRNA(Gln) amidotransferase subunit GatE, translating to MTDKFNYEGLGLKVGLEIHRQLDTKKLFSPVPSELSDEVDFTFERRLRPTMSELGEIDPAALEEFKKGRKYIYEGNYRLTDLVYMDEEPPRGPDREALEVALQISYLLNAKPVDEVHFMRKIVIDGSNVSGFQRTAIVAVNGKVDTPWGSVGIPTVCLEEDACRIVERRDKEVIYRIDRLGIPLVEISTTPDIHHPEQAKVVAKYIGDALRATRKVKRGLGTIRQDLNVSIRGGARIEIKGVQELDMIPLIIEREVERQLNLLRIRDELRKRGVKPEDIREEFYDVTDVFQNTGSKIIARAIKSGGKVLAVKLPKFRGLIGKEIQPGRRLGTEMADRAKKYVKGIFHIDELPNYGITELEVNAVIEKLGLGEDDAFVLVAAEEETAKNALREVIKRAREAIEGVPEETRRALPDGNTQYMRPLPGKARMYPETDIPSIFLPPEEKERIKANLPELPQERVERYVKEYRIDRSLAETLVNDERDELFEELVERGVKPSLAASILVVVLKGLKKEVPIEDVTDEHIREAFELYLEGKIAKEAFEEIFKELALHPEKSAKQVAEEKGLTLLSEEEVEKIIDEVIQQNIEVIKAKGMGAMGMIMGRAMAKLRGRADGKLVSSLVRKKIQEIAG from the coding sequence ATGACAGACAAGTTCAACTACGAGGGGCTCGGTCTTAAGGTCGGTCTTGAGATACACAGACAGCTTGACACGAAGAAGCTCTTCTCACCCGTCCCGAGCGAGCTCAGCGACGAGGTTGACTTCACCTTTGAAAGAAGATTGAGGCCCACGATGAGCGAGCTGGGGGAGATAGATCCGGCCGCTCTGGAAGAGTTCAAGAAGGGAAGGAAGTACATCTACGAGGGCAACTACAGGCTTACCGACCTCGTTTACATGGACGAGGAGCCACCGAGGGGGCCAGACAGGGAGGCCCTTGAGGTAGCGCTCCAGATAAGCTATCTCCTCAACGCAAAGCCAGTTGACGAGGTTCACTTCATGAGGAAGATCGTCATAGACGGCTCGAACGTCTCTGGCTTCCAGAGGACCGCGATAGTGGCCGTGAATGGGAAAGTAGATACTCCCTGGGGAAGCGTTGGAATTCCGACCGTCTGCCTTGAGGAGGACGCGTGCAGGATCGTCGAAAGGAGGGACAAGGAGGTAATCTACCGCATCGACCGCCTTGGAATTCCGCTGGTCGAGATAAGCACCACTCCTGACATCCACCACCCAGAGCAGGCTAAGGTCGTAGCCAAGTACATAGGAGACGCTTTAAGGGCCACGAGAAAGGTCAAGCGCGGCCTGGGAACAATCAGGCAGGACCTCAACGTCTCAATTAGGGGCGGGGCCAGGATCGAGATAAAGGGTGTCCAAGAGCTTGACATGATACCCCTCATCATAGAGAGGGAAGTTGAGAGACAGCTGAACCTGCTCAGGATAAGGGACGAGCTGAGAAAGAGAGGCGTTAAGCCGGAAGACATCAGGGAGGAGTTCTACGATGTAACCGATGTCTTCCAGAACACCGGTTCGAAGATAATCGCGAGGGCAATAAAGAGCGGCGGAAAGGTTCTCGCGGTAAAGCTCCCCAAGTTCCGCGGGTTAATCGGGAAAGAGATCCAGCCTGGAAGAAGGCTCGGAACGGAGATGGCTGACAGGGCCAAGAAATACGTGAAGGGCATCTTCCACATTGATGAATTGCCGAATTATGGAATTACAGAATTAGAGGTTAATGCAGTTATCGAAAAACTTGGCCTTGGAGAGGATGACGCCTTCGTCCTCGTAGCGGCTGAGGAAGAGACCGCCAAGAACGCGCTCCGCGAGGTCATCAAGAGGGCGAGGGAGGCCATCGAAGGCGTTCCGGAGGAGACGAGGAGAGCTTTGCCAGATGGAAACACCCAGTACATGCGTCCTCTCCCCGGAAAGGCAAGAATGTACCCCGAAACCGACATACCATCGATATTCCTCCCGCCGGAGGAGAAGGAGAGGATAAAAGCCAACCTGCCTGAACTCCCGCAGGAGAGAGTAGAGCGCTACGTTAAGGAGTACAGGATAGACAGAAGCTTGGCAGAGACCCTCGTAAACGACGAGCGCGATGAGCTCTTCGAGGAGCTTGTGGAGAGAGGTGTTAAACCTTCCTTAGCGGCTTCTATACTAGTCGTCGTCCTCAAGGGACTCAAGAAGGAGGTTCCGATAGAGGACGTCACCGATGAGCACATCAGGGAGGCCTTTGAGCTCTACCTCGAAGGAAAGATAGCGAAGGAGGCCTTTGAGGAGATATTCAAGGAGCTGGCACTCCACCCGGAGAAGAGCGCGAAGCAGGTGGCTGAAGAGAAGGGGCTGACGCTCCTCAGTGAGGAAGAGGTCGAGAAGATCATTGATGAAGTTATCCAGCAGAACATCGAAGTGATCAAGGCCAAGGGCATGGGTGCGATGGGCATGATAATGGGAAGGGCAATGGCGAAGCTCCGCGGAAGAGCGGACGGAAAGCTGGTCAGCTCGCTCGTGAGGAAGAAGATTCAGGAGATAGCGGGCTGA
- a CDS encoding type II toxin-antitoxin system VapC family toxin, producing MVIDSNIWVEVLSGNSDVIELLDRVSEEYTLCITPTIYSEVSFVILGHYFTAKTGKKGVYALKKELKKNPELYEIVEKFDELLDELSEAGLLEFLEENEEVIRRSRKLRKDYGLLPNDAMILAVCDVYGISKIVTLDGDFLRTHLGVLR from the coding sequence GTGGTGATTGACAGCAACATCTGGGTGGAAGTCCTGAGCGGGAACAGCGACGTCATTGAACTTCTCGACAGAGTCAGCGAAGAGTATACTCTATGCATCACGCCAACCATCTATTCAGAGGTCTCTTTCGTGATACTCGGTCACTACTTTACAGCAAAAACTGGAAAAAAAGGTGTCTATGCCCTGAAGAAAGAACTGAAAAAGAACCCAGAACTTTATGAGATCGTCGAAAAATTCGATGAACTTCTCGATGAGCTTTCAGAAGCTGGCCTACTTGAATTCCTGGAAGAGAATGAAGAAGTTATCAGAAGGAGCAGGAAGCTCAGGAAGGACTATGGGCTCCTGCCCAACGATGCTATGATTCTTGCTGTCTGTGATGTTTATGGAATATCCAAAATTGTGACCCTTGATGGTGACTTTTTGAGAACTCACCTGGGGGTGTTAAGATGA
- a CDS encoding antitoxin family protein, translated as MRLGIKAVYRNGVFKPLEKVELPEGIEVEVVIRKAGPILKKYSGVLKKSEYDWEAEYYEYIEERARGD; from the coding sequence ATGAGGTTGGGCATTAAGGCCGTTTACCGGAACGGGGTGTTCAAGCCTCTTGAAAAGGTGGAACTACCTGAGGGCATCGAGGTAGAGGTAGTGATAAGAAAAGCCGGTCCGATTTTAAAGAAGTACTCAGGAGTCCTGAAGAAGAGCGAGTACGACTGGGAGGCAGAGTACTATGAGTACATTGAAGAGAGAGCGCGTGGTGATTGA